A region from the Metopolophium dirhodum isolate CAU chromosome 9, ASM1992520v1, whole genome shotgun sequence genome encodes:
- the LOC132952631 gene encoding pro-resilin-like translates to MMLVKEGLFCFILFTWILLIQGRPQGDSMTKTSEKPEPYEYQYKVEDKPSGNYYGQNEVGKDTGRIEGSYFVYLPDGRLMTVTYYVDGESGFVPKITFQDNASPFGNTESNSIQRR, encoded by the exons atgatgcTGGTAAAAGAAGGATTATTCTGTTTCATTTTATTCACATGGATATTGCTGATCCAAGGTCGTCCTCAAGGGGACTCCATGACTAAAACTTCAGAAAAACCAGAGCCA tacGAATACCAATACAAAGTGGAAGATAAACCAAGTGGAAATTACTATGGGCAAAACGAAGTTGGCAAAGATACAGGTCGCATAGAAGGATCGTACTTTGTATATCTTCCGGATGGTAGACTCATGACGGTCACATACTACGTTGATGGAGAAAGTGGTTTTGTACCAAAAATCACCTTCCAAGATAATGCTAGCCCATTTGGCAATACTGAATCAAATTCTATTCAGAGAAGAtag